In the genome of Pseudomonadota bacterium, one region contains:
- the mraY gene encoding phospho-N-acetylmuramoyl-pentapeptide-transferase: FVDDWTKIAKRRSLGLKARQKLVAQIAIGLVLGFFAVHVKPDAPVWLPWLGWVTSHAVRVALAVLVVMATSNAVNLTDGLDGLAAGTNVCAFLAYVPVCLAAGEPSLALACVVMVGALAGFLWFNAFPARVFMGDTGSLALGAALATLAVLTHTEFLLVLVGGVFVMEAFSVILQVGYFKMSGGKRIFRMAPIHHHFCKGGLHEVQVTTRMWVASAVLAAAALGLWFCPC, from the coding sequence CTTCGTCGATGACTGGACGAAGATCGCGAAGCGTCGCTCCCTGGGGCTGAAAGCGCGGCAGAAGCTGGTGGCCCAGATCGCCATCGGCCTCGTGCTCGGCTTCTTCGCGGTGCACGTAAAGCCAGACGCGCCGGTATGGCTGCCCTGGCTGGGATGGGTCACCTCGCACGCCGTGCGCGTGGCGCTTGCCGTTCTCGTGGTCATGGCCACCTCGAACGCGGTGAACCTCACCGATGGCCTCGATGGGCTCGCGGCCGGCACCAACGTGTGCGCATTCCTCGCCTACGTGCCCGTCTGCCTTGCCGCGGGCGAGCCTTCGCTTGCCCTGGCATGCGTCGTCATGGTGGGCGCCCTGGCCGGCTTCCTCTGGTTCAACGCCTTCCCCGCCCGCGTCTTCATGGGCGACACCGGCTCGCTGGCCCTCGGCGCGGCCCTGGCCACGCTCGCGGTGCTGACCCATACCGAGTTCCTGCTGGTGCTCGTGGGCGGCGTATTCGTGATGGAAGCGTTCAGCGTCATCTTGCAGGTGGGCTACTTCAAGATGAGCGGCGGCAAGCGCATCTTCCGCATGGCGCCGATTCATCACCACTTCTGCAAGGGAGGGCTGCACGAGGTGCAGGTGACCACCCGCATGTGGGTGGCCAGCGCCGTGCTCGCGGCAGCAGCCCTCGGCCTCTGGTTCTGCCCCTGCTGA
- a CDS encoding DUF4392 domain-containing protein, translating to MQGRAARGAGDHPHVGGQRRARGSSPRPLVLPLLSARGDVTLEDLILTADTRGIARLRPHLPTRFCAEAGTTLHAARARVMVVTGFHIEGRCETDGPPGAVALVRALCALGGETLVVTDGHAAQVMAALIGVSPCSLSSVLDGETATVVDFPRVGAEESASLCHALLDAWRPTCVVAVERCGATADGSYRTMRGEDITSVTARLDSLFGSIVSIGVGDGGNEIGMGELADASLSASVSAWPCRTAVDHPIIASVSNWGAWGLCAALSMEAGRNVLPDEETAAHDLAVVVAQGGIDGITRRAEPTVDGRSVEENIAVLRSLHALVQSPSRP from the coding sequence CTGCAAGGGAGGGCTGCACGAGGTGCAGGTGACCACCCGCATGTGGGTGGCCAGCGCCGTGCTCGCGGCAGCAGCCCTCGGCCTCTGGTTCTGCCCCTGCTGAGCGCACGCGGGGACGTGACCCTCGAAGACCTCATTCTCACCGCCGACACGCGCGGCATCGCTCGGCTGCGGCCGCATCTGCCCACACGCTTCTGCGCCGAGGCAGGCACGACGCTCCACGCGGCGCGCGCGCGGGTGATGGTTGTGACGGGCTTCCACATCGAAGGCCGGTGCGAGACCGATGGTCCCCCGGGCGCGGTGGCCCTTGTGCGTGCGCTATGCGCGCTCGGCGGAGAGACGCTGGTGGTCACCGACGGCCACGCCGCCCAGGTGATGGCCGCCCTCATCGGCGTTTCGCCCTGCTCCCTGTCGTCGGTGCTCGACGGGGAAACCGCCACGGTGGTTGACTTTCCTCGTGTCGGCGCAGAAGAGAGCGCGTCGCTCTGCCACGCGCTGCTCGACGCCTGGCGCCCCACCTGCGTGGTGGCTGTGGAGCGCTGCGGCGCAACCGCCGACGGTAGCTACCGCACCATGCGCGGCGAAGACATCACCTCGGTGACCGCCCGTCTCGACTCCCTGTTTGGTTCCATCGTCTCCATCGGTGTCGGAGACGGCGGGAACGAGATCGGCATGGGAGAGTTGGCCGACGCGTCGCTCTCCGCCAGCGTCTCTGCGTGGCCGTGCCGGACGGCGGTCGATCATCCGATCATTGCGTCGGTCTCGAACTGGGGCGCCTGGGGACTGTGCGCAGCCCTTTCGATGGAGGCGGGACGCAACGTGCTCCCCGACGAAGAGACCGCCGCCCACGACCTCGCTGTGGTCGTCGCCCAGGGCGGCATCGATGGCATCACCCGTCGGGCCGAGCCCACGGTCGACGGTCGGTCGGTCGAGGAGAACATCGCCGTCCTGAGGTCTCTCCATGCGCTCGTCCAATCCCCTTCCCGACCCTGA
- the murD gene encoding UDP-N-acetylmuramoyl-L-alanine--D-glutamate ligase yields MRSSNPLPDPESERLAQVIAAVVDETRARYGVAVIDVAVEALGDGRHRLVGVTLLERQKSALLERLATCASAPLEDAIEALDDPQVAPLSWAVPAREAVDVRREPSDDADLSTQMVDMTESRLLWREGDWRLLQLHDLTLGWVHCDAIREVTLPLDTHPWRDVRRAVAGAAVMVEATVDRLLEAGRTRVGQPYRLGGASPTGIDCSALVQRLYAEVAGLQLPKYTGDQRRMGIRVSRSAVEPGDLLFFKSRERGFGHVALALDAGGATLLHASLGNGDVRVEPFEAVSAAYAFLGARRVARFTDSGTTGGGHVVVEVAREARAPLDLSKPETLRGYNVHVVGLAGAEGAAIARFLVHHGVAGVTAHDTSTLDTFEKNVRLSHVGLNPRERGEHVRELLSLPMRRCLGAEYLDGIEQAEVVFVPQGWFLYPSNDRLRPLRAEGGPVFSQMTELYFRLAPCPVAAVTGTNGKSTTTRLLSDLMGASSRPHLFAGNDRRNVQVLDRIETFDPRGVLVLEVSNRQLIDLSPRPHVGVITNVTPDHVEEHGSFEAYTAVKRKIVAAQRPDDIAVLNADDPISSRFDTKARVLRFSLRPIEGDGAFVDARGVLRLRFDGAEDVLLERRQLKVRGDHNVANVLAASLAARTLGVDNDTIRAVLGAFKGIALRLQHIADVDGVAYYNDVKATTPEAALAAVEAFHEPLHVIVGGGDKGLDYGRLAEAIVARARHLVVLDSPGGERVASAVMAAGNVARVSRVRDLEAAVRAAREASNPGDAVLLSPACPGMFSMFMDDAKGFNALVRGQGGEA; encoded by the coding sequence ATGCGCTCGTCCAATCCCCTTCCCGACCCTGAGTCAGAACGCCTCGCGCAGGTCATCGCGGCCGTCGTCGACGAAACCCGCGCGCGCTATGGCGTGGCCGTCATCGATGTGGCCGTGGAAGCGCTCGGTGACGGGCGGCATCGCCTCGTGGGAGTGACGTTGCTCGAACGTCAGAAGAGCGCCCTGCTCGAACGCCTCGCCACATGCGCAAGCGCCCCTCTCGAAGATGCCATCGAGGCGCTCGACGACCCGCAGGTTGCTCCCCTCTCCTGGGCCGTGCCCGCCCGCGAGGCCGTCGACGTGCGGCGAGAACCTTCTGACGATGCCGATCTGAGCACCCAGATGGTCGACATGACGGAGAGCCGCCTGCTCTGGCGCGAGGGCGACTGGCGGCTGCTGCAGCTTCACGATCTGACGCTCGGCTGGGTTCACTGCGACGCGATTCGCGAAGTCACCCTGCCCCTCGACACACACCCGTGGCGCGATGTGAGACGAGCCGTGGCGGGAGCGGCCGTGATGGTCGAAGCGACCGTCGATCGCCTTCTTGAAGCGGGGCGGACGCGTGTCGGGCAGCCGTACCGCCTTGGAGGCGCGAGCCCCACGGGCATCGACTGCTCCGCCCTGGTGCAGCGGCTCTATGCCGAGGTGGCAGGCCTGCAGCTGCCCAAGTACACGGGCGATCAGCGACGCATGGGCATTCGGGTGTCGCGCTCGGCCGTGGAGCCCGGCGATCTGCTCTTCTTCAAGAGCCGGGAGCGCGGGTTCGGACACGTGGCCCTGGCCCTTGACGCGGGCGGCGCGACCCTGCTCCACGCTTCCCTGGGGAACGGTGACGTGAGAGTCGAGCCCTTCGAGGCGGTCTCCGCTGCCTATGCGTTTCTTGGTGCGCGACGCGTGGCGCGCTTCACCGATTCGGGAACGACGGGCGGTGGCCACGTCGTCGTCGAGGTCGCGCGCGAAGCACGCGCCCCCCTTGACCTGTCGAAGCCCGAGACCCTCCGTGGCTACAACGTTCACGTGGTCGGACTGGCCGGCGCCGAAGGGGCCGCCATCGCGCGCTTCCTCGTACACCATGGGGTCGCTGGCGTCACCGCGCACGACACCTCGACGCTCGACACGTTCGAGAAGAACGTGCGCCTGTCGCACGTGGGGCTGAACCCACGCGAGCGCGGCGAGCACGTGCGCGAGCTGCTCTCCTTGCCCATGCGCCGCTGTCTGGGTGCCGAGTATCTCGATGGCATTGAGCAGGCCGAGGTCGTGTTCGTGCCGCAAGGGTGGTTCCTGTACCCCTCGAACGACCGACTGCGCCCGCTGCGCGCTGAAGGAGGGCCGGTGTTCTCGCAGATGACCGAGCTCTACTTCCGTCTGGCTCCGTGCCCAGTCGCGGCTGTCACCGGCACCAACGGAAAATCGACCACCACCCGCCTGCTATCCGACCTCATGGGAGCCAGCAGCCGACCGCACCTGTTCGCGGGGAACGATCGGCGCAATGTGCAGGTGCTCGACCGCATCGAGACCTTCGACCCGCGTGGCGTGCTCGTGCTCGAGGTGAGCAACCGCCAGCTCATCGATCTATCGCCGCGCCCTCATGTGGGCGTCATCACCAACGTCACCCCTGACCACGTCGAGGAGCACGGCTCGTTCGAGGCCTACACCGCGGTGAAGCGCAAGATCGTGGCCGCGCAGCGCCCCGACGATATCGCGGTGCTCAACGCGGACGACCCGATCTCGTCGCGCTTCGACACGAAAGCCCGCGTTCTGCGCTTCAGCCTGCGCCCCATCGAGGGCGACGGGGCATTTGTCGACGCCCGTGGCGTGCTGCGCCTGCGGTTCGACGGTGCTGAAGACGTGCTGCTCGAGCGGCGTCAGCTGAAGGTGCGCGGCGACCACAACGTGGCCAACGTGCTGGCAGCATCACTCGCCGCACGCACCCTGGGGGTCGACAACGACACGATCCGAGCGGTGCTCGGGGCCTTCAAGGGCATCGCGCTTCGGCTGCAGCACATCGCCGACGTCGATGGCGTGGCGTACTACAACGACGTGAAGGCCACCACGCCCGAAGCCGCCCTGGCCGCGGTTGAGGCATTTCACGAGCCCCTGCACGTCATCGTGGGTGGAGGCGACAAGGGGCTCGACTATGGGCGGCTGGCCGAGGCCATCGTGGCGCGGGCGCGCCACCTCGTGGTGCTCGACAGTCCCGGCGGGGAGCGCGTGGCCTCGGCGGTGATGGCAGCGGGCAACGTAGCCCGGGTCTCTCGCGTTCGCGATCTCGAGGCTGCGGTGCGCGCGGCGCGTGAAGCATCGAACCCTGGCGATGCCGTGCTCCTCTCGCCGGCCTGCCCCGGGATGTTCAGCATGTTCATGGACGACGCCAAGGGCTTCAATGCGCTGGTGCGCGGGCAGGGCGGCGAGGCGTAG
- a CDS encoding PLP-dependent lyase/thiolase, whose product MRRACGRCAEASSERVQARLSCVVRASRRPTGREAPPASEKPASHSLRLVRRISAVQIPEAPSQLSERVSHDPSLPRVRRRRRSAERHPGRRDHRMRRMRRRAAGHRADPPEPGGVRRGREVTLAAAPAQGIWRWASAYREPVDLAHRLSLGEGGTPLVALPGLARALDVTVLWVKRDDLSPGGSHKSRSLAYRVSLARQRGERTLLLSSSGNAAVAASLYCAAAGLRLLAFVSPDTPAVKLAALHRQGTLVIRTEKPRNLARYASRVFGIANLTPSLDDLSIEGFKSIGLELHEAAPEATDFFTFATSGSSFIGAARAAVSSGWRARLHVVGAGAAGALAGALDPRFDATQMARSTLAGLLGIDESPRADDARACAATSGGRGWVVTDDEIAQAHGWLGDAGIDTSGEGAASIAAVARARREGVLDASARAVVLLCGHATQWRGEPRPIDAADVSSYLELRGLLAERCGLSPLERE is encoded by the coding sequence ATGCGACGTGCTTGTGGTCGTTGCGCAGAAGCCTCGTCTGAACGTGTTCAGGCGAGGCTTTCCTGCGTCGTGCGAGCATCGCGGAGACCGACCGGAAGGGAAGCCCCCCCCGCATCAGAGAAACCGGCGTCCCACAGCCTCCGACTCGTTCGTCGAATCTCCGCCGTGCAGATTCCGGAGGCTCCATCCCAGCTTTCGGAGCGTGTTTCCCATGACCCATCCCTGCCCCGAGTGCGGCGCCGACGTCGAAGTGCCGAGCGACATCCTGGTCGACGAGATCATCGAATGCGACGAATGCGCCGTCGAGCTGCAGGTCACCGCGCTGACCCCCCTGAGCCTGGCGGTGTACGAAGAGGCCGAGAAGTGACCCTCGCCGCGGCTCCAGCCCAGGGCATCTGGCGCTGGGCCTCGGCCTACCGCGAGCCCGTCGATCTCGCGCATCGTCTCTCCCTTGGCGAAGGGGGCACGCCACTGGTTGCGCTGCCGGGTCTTGCGCGTGCGCTGGACGTCACCGTTCTCTGGGTGAAGCGTGACGACCTGTCGCCCGGCGGCTCGCACAAGTCGCGCAGCCTGGCCTATCGCGTCTCGCTGGCGCGGCAGCGCGGAGAGCGCACGCTGCTGCTGTCGTCGTCAGGCAACGCTGCGGTGGCGGCCAGCCTGTACTGCGCCGCGGCAGGCCTGCGCCTGCTGGCCTTCGTCTCCCCCGACACCCCCGCAGTGAAGCTCGCCGCACTGCATCGCCAGGGCACCCTGGTCATCCGCACCGAGAAGCCGCGAAACCTCGCGCGCTACGCCAGTCGCGTCTTCGGCATCGCCAACCTCACGCCATCCCTCGACGATCTCTCGATCGAAGGCTTCAAGTCGATCGGGCTCGAGCTGCACGAAGCCGCGCCCGAAGCCACCGACTTCTTCACCTTCGCCACCAGCGGAAGCAGCTTCATCGGCGCGGCTCGTGCCGCCGTCTCAAGCGGATGGCGCGCGCGACTCCACGTGGTGGGGGCGGGCGCCGCTGGAGCCCTGGCCGGCGCGCTCGACCCCCGATTCGACGCAACGCAGATGGCCCGCTCGACCCTGGCGGGCCTCCTCGGCATCGACGAGTCTCCCCGCGCCGACGACGCGCGCGCGTGCGCCGCAACAAGTGGCGGACGCGGCTGGGTGGTGACCGATGACGAGATCGCCCAGGCCCACGGTTGGCTGGGCGATGCCGGCATCGACACCTCAGGTGAAGGGGCAGCCTCCATCGCAGCGGTGGCGCGCGCGCGCCGTGAAGGTGTGCTCGATGCGTCTGCACGCGCGGTGGTGCTGCTGTGCGGGCACGCGACACAATGGCGGGGCGAGCCCCGCCCCATCGACGCCGCCGACGTGTCGTCGTATCTCGAGCTGCGCGGGCTGCTCGCCGAACGATGCGGTCTCTCTCCGCTGGAGCGAGAATGA
- a CDS encoding ATP-grasp domain-containing protein: MAGRAPPHRRRRRVVVSRAARAARRTMRSLSAGARMTPPIAAFPGTVAYVGVDPNYALGPDAWLERYRVACRHETPAARLMAQRGVEVFCLEHHLDGEALPSRATTGLLQHPQVTRWLTNGDARPDLLVFKPNAQAEQAAAAQGLRILGAPAAIARPAENKVAFFRLLERLDLPHPAWREIDPSSESYETITRDLGPRVVVQGAHGFSGKGTWPVVDAAAYALAAAALGRRKAKASRMIEGSPMTLNACVLGPGRVRVGPLFHQVTGAPSCTPYPLGACGNDWTSVPPPAEVRAEAARIARSVGTSLSEKGFLGMFGLDFVITESGSVVTIECNPRLVSSVSMATTLELEREDVPLLASHMLATAGHDVPDAPDIEHGLRGSQLVLHNLSGASARVDGALEAGRYRLRGNILDFIAPALKPTECVDADDFLVLPAAAGHTVQAAGECARVQMRGGLLQFPDGLGKGLGELTPQARAVADAVQSALCLTPVSEDTYADDD, encoded by the coding sequence ATGGCGGGGCGAGCCCCGCCCCATCGACGCCGCCGACGTGTCGTCGTATCTCGAGCTGCGCGGGCTGCTCGCCGAACGATGCGGTCTCTCTCCGCTGGAGCGAGAATGACGCCCCCCATCGCAGCCTTCCCCGGCACTGTCGCCTACGTCGGCGTCGACCCCAACTACGCCCTCGGCCCCGACGCCTGGCTCGAGCGCTACCGCGTGGCCTGCCGCCACGAAACCCCTGCCGCCAGGCTCATGGCCCAGCGGGGCGTCGAGGTCTTCTGTCTCGAGCATCACCTCGATGGTGAAGCCCTCCCGAGCCGGGCCACGACAGGACTCCTGCAGCACCCGCAGGTGACGCGGTGGCTCACGAACGGCGACGCACGCCCTGACCTGCTGGTATTCAAACCGAATGCCCAGGCCGAGCAAGCCGCCGCAGCCCAGGGCCTTCGCATCCTCGGAGCACCCGCCGCCATCGCGCGCCCCGCCGAGAACAAGGTGGCCTTCTTCCGCCTGCTCGAACGCCTCGACCTCCCCCACCCCGCGTGGCGCGAGATCGACCCGTCGTCTGAATCCTACGAGACAATCACCCGCGACCTCGGACCACGCGTGGTGGTGCAAGGCGCCCACGGCTTCTCCGGGAAGGGCACGTGGCCCGTCGTCGATGCCGCGGCCTATGCGCTAGCCGCAGCCGCCCTCGGACGGCGCAAAGCAAAGGCCAGCCGCATGATCGAAGGCTCTCCCATGACCTTGAACGCCTGCGTTCTGGGCCCTGGACGCGTTCGCGTGGGACCACTCTTCCATCAGGTGACGGGCGCGCCATCGTGCACGCCCTATCCGCTGGGGGCCTGCGGCAATGACTGGACCTCGGTACCGCCCCCCGCGGAGGTGCGCGCCGAAGCCGCCCGCATTGCGCGAAGCGTGGGAACGTCGCTCTCTGAGAAGGGCTTCCTCGGCATGTTCGGTCTCGACTTCGTGATCACCGAATCGGGGAGCGTCGTCACCATCGAGTGCAACCCGCGACTCGTGAGCAGCGTCTCGATGGCCACCACCCTCGAGCTCGAACGCGAAGACGTGCCGCTGCTCGCATCACACATGCTCGCCACCGCCGGCCACGACGTGCCGGACGCCCCCGACATCGAGCACGGCCTGCGCGGCTCCCAGCTCGTGCTGCACAACCTCAGCGGTGCGTCCGCGCGCGTCGACGGAGCCCTCGAAGCCGGCCGCTATCGCCTGCGCGGGAACATCCTCGACTTCATCGCTCCCGCGCTCAAGCCCACCGAGTGCGTCGACGCAGACGACTTCCTCGTGCTGCCGGCTGCCGCCGGCCACACGGTGCAGGCGGCGGGAGAGTGCGCGCGGGTGCAGATGCGAGGAGGCCTCCTGCAGTTCCCCGACGGGCTGGGGAAGGGTCTGGGCGAGTTGACCCCGCAGGCCCGCGCCGTGGCCGATGCCGTGCAATCGGCGCTCTGTCTCACCCCCGTAAGCGAGGACACTTACGCAGATGACGACTGA
- a CDS encoding putative hydro-lyase, with protein MTTEPVPSSTPDTAPRNEAARWREKIRRDEWTLPTPGLAEGHAQANLLVLPSLLADAFERFCRENPRPCPLLERLPTGSPHPRLMARDTDLRTDVPRYWVFENGEKVAEAGDVRRWWCEDLTAFLLGCSFTFEWALQQAGLRLLHVEQNRNVAMYRTSLRLATVEPFGGTMVVSMRWFEPAQAAQAARISARFPRMHGAPVHIGDPAAIGIDDIGRPDFGDPVEAPPGFVPVFWPCGVTSQTAALTARPQIAICHAPGHMLLLDRTHHEFEENTAISGA; from the coding sequence ATGACGACTGAGCCTGTGCCCTCGAGCACACCAGACACCGCCCCCCGCAACGAGGCCGCGCGGTGGCGCGAGAAGATACGACGCGACGAGTGGACCCTGCCCACCCCTGGCCTGGCGGAAGGCCATGCCCAGGCCAACCTGCTCGTTCTCCCCAGCCTCCTGGCCGATGCATTCGAGCGGTTCTGTCGCGAGAACCCGCGACCTTGCCCCCTTCTCGAACGACTTCCCACGGGCTCTCCCCACCCCCGCCTGATGGCCCGAGACACCGACCTGCGCACCGACGTGCCGCGCTACTGGGTGTTCGAGAACGGGGAGAAGGTTGCCGAAGCCGGCGACGTGCGCAGATGGTGGTGTGAAGACCTCACGGCCTTCCTGCTCGGCTGCTCGTTCACATTCGAATGGGCCTTGCAGCAGGCGGGCCTGCGCTTGCTCCACGTGGAGCAGAACCGCAACGTGGCGATGTACCGCACCAGCCTGCGCCTCGCAACCGTTGAACCCTTCGGCGGCACCATGGTGGTGAGCATGCGATGGTTCGAGCCCGCCCAGGCTGCCCAGGCCGCCCGGATCAGCGCGAGGTTCCCGCGCATGCACGGCGCGCCGGTGCACATCGGTGACCCCGCCGCCATCGGCATCGACGACATCGGCCGCCCGGACTTTGGCGACCCTGTCGAAGCGCCGCCGGGCTTCGTTCCCGTATTCTGGCCCTGCGGGGTCACCTCACAGACCGCGGCGCTGACGGCCCGTCCGCAGATCGCCATCTGCCACGCACCCGGGCACATGCTGCTGCTCGATCGCACGCATCACGAATTCGAGGAGAACACCGCCATCTCAGGGGCCTGA